The Thermovenabulum gondwanense sequence TTCATCCGTTCCACAATATGATCCACCAGACCGGCGTAACCGTAAAAAATCCCCGCCTGCATGCTGGTGGTGGTGTTTTTACCAATAACTCTGTCTGGCTTTGCTATTTCAATTCTGTGAAGTTTAGCCGCTCTTTGAAACAGGGCTTCTGCAGAAATTCCTATGCCCGGAGCAATAGCTCCCCCCAAATAATCAAAGTTTTCGCTGACGGCATCGAAAGTGGTGGCTGTGCCGAAATCCACCACTATTAACGGCCCTTTATATTTATAATATGCTGCTACGGCATTGACTATCCTGTCCGCTCCTACTTCCCGGGGGTTTTCGTATTTAATATTTATTCCGGTTTTTACGCCGGGCCCGATTATAAGAGGTGCCACATTAAGGTATTTTTGGCACATTTTTTCGAAAACCGGAGTCAAAGGCGGTACTACAGAGGAAATTACCGCACCGTCAAAATCTTTTTCCTTTATGCCGAATTCCCTGAGCAATGATAAAACCATTATACCGTATTCATCTTCGGTTTTTTCCCTGTCGGTGGATATTCTGAAATGATTTATTAATTTATCTTTTATGAATACCCCCAGGACCACATTCGTATTGCCAATATCCACGGCAAGAAGCATTACTTCACCTTCTTTTTTTGATACCTTTATAAATCAGGGCGGTTAAAACCATGGCAACTATTACCTCCGGCAATCCATGGGTAAGGGCTATGCCAGCTGCTACGGGAAGGGTAAGATACCCTTTAGCTACCGCAATGCCGAGAACGCCGACGGTGTTCGTCAGGGTTCCTACAGCAGCCGAAAGGGCCACACTTTTTGTCCACCGGAAGCTAAGATAAGCAAAAACACCGATTAAGATCCTCGGCAAAATAGCAACCATAGGATCGGCAAAAAGCGGTGACCCTGCCCTCAAGAAGCTGTGAAGGCCGAAAATAAAACCT is a genomic window containing:
- a CDS encoding ECF transporter S component; this translates as MNNSGKSRARILATSGLLGAISIVLGITPLGFIPVPTAAGHATIMHVPAILGGLLEGPVVGAFVGFIFGLHSFLRAGSPLFADPMVAILPRILIGVFAYLSFRWTKSVALSAAVGTLTNTVGVLGIAVAKGYLTLPVAAGIALTHGLPEVIVAMVLTALIYKGIKKRR
- a CDS encoding type III pantothenate kinase, whose amino-acid sequence is MLLAVDIGNTNVVLGVFIKDKLINHFRISTDREKTEDEYGIMVLSLLREFGIKEKDFDGAVISSVVPPLTPVFEKMCQKYLNVAPLIIGPGVKTGINIKYENPREVGADRIVNAVAAYYKYKGPLIVVDFGTATTFDAVSENFDYLGGAIAPGIGISAEALFQRAAKLHRIEIAKPDRVIGKNTTTSMQAGIFYGYAGLVDHIVERMKDEMGEPGIKVIATGGLASLIASETKTIDLVDGMLTLEGLRIIYEKNRQ